The following are encoded in a window of Roseivirga misakiensis genomic DNA:
- a CDS encoding DUF5723 family protein yields MKKLAIITLFLISALNVNAQGYLSFYQLRDIVPQTAGLQPAFIPNNSITVSMPALNNGVMLQGDLKLQELLSRPDGQSELTLDFDLMNSVAQDLNYLNLDVTSNLFHVGVKTKKGGYSFFANARATMDFVYSKDFIDFVANGNGNKIGQTIDFSETRLRIEAYHEIGVGYARKFLGERLTVGARAKLVTGIFHGSLKDGASASLTTQANDFSWQIAVQNGTANTAGLDFLFNSDDYESNALTDYITANDNQTIAFDFGAKFKALKWLEVEASITDLGSINWKEQVRNYNTADTVATFSGVQLEGLEDSGEVFKDSLENNFRSNETRLGFKTNLPTRMYLTASAYLTPNDRFSLTYFHNNALDNFPANYALAYNHKFDKFVVGLLGTYRGSNNEMNIGANLGTNIGPVQLYLAMDNVLVTNGPEQYSKADFRFGLNLMFGYKKWIKKDSVADLDAL; encoded by the coding sequence ATGAAGAAGCTAGCAATTATCACCCTATTCCTAATCAGTGCATTAAATGTAAATGCACAAGGTTATTTGTCTTTTTATCAATTAAGAGATATTGTTCCTCAAACAGCTGGTTTACAACCTGCTTTTATCCCTAATAACTCGATTACAGTGAGTATGCCTGCGCTAAATAACGGCGTTATGCTACAAGGGGATTTAAAACTTCAAGAACTACTTTCAAGACCTGATGGTCAGTCTGAGTTGACACTTGATTTCGATTTAATGAACTCAGTGGCTCAGGACCTGAACTATTTGAACCTAGATGTTACATCCAATCTTTTTCATGTTGGAGTCAAAACGAAAAAAGGAGGTTACTCTTTCTTCGCCAATGCTCGAGCAACAATGGATTTTGTTTACAGCAAAGACTTCATTGACTTCGTGGCCAACGGAAATGGTAATAAAATCGGTCAGACGATAGACTTCTCTGAAACCAGATTAAGGATCGAAGCTTACCATGAAATTGGTGTTGGGTATGCCCGAAAGTTCTTAGGAGAGCGGTTGACTGTAGGTGCTAGAGCCAAATTGGTGACAGGTATATTCCACGGTTCTTTGAAAGATGGCGCATCAGCTTCTTTGACTACCCAAGCGAACGATTTTAGCTGGCAAATTGCTGTGCAAAACGGAACGGCTAATACTGCTGGTTTGGATTTTCTATTTAATTCCGACGATTACGAATCAAATGCTTTAACAGATTATATCACGGCCAACGACAATCAGACAATTGCTTTTGATTTTGGAGCTAAGTTCAAAGCATTAAAGTGGTTAGAAGTTGAAGCTTCAATTACTGACTTAGGTTCAATTAATTGGAAAGAGCAGGTTAGAAATTATAACACTGCTGACACGGTTGCTACATTTAGCGGGGTTCAATTAGAGGGTTTAGAAGATTCAGGCGAAGTCTTTAAGGATAGTCTTGAAAACAATTTCAGATCTAATGAAACGAGGTTAGGCTTTAAAACGAACCTACCAACTAGAATGTATTTGACGGCTTCTGCCTACTTGACGCCAAATGATAGATTCTCTTTAACGTATTTCCATAACAATGCCTTAGATAACTTTCCTGCTAACTATGCGCTGGCTTATAATCATAAGTTTGATAAGTTCGTAGTAGGACTTTTGGGGACTTATAGAGGTTCTAATAACGAGATGAATATTGGTGCTAATTTGGGTACAAATATTGGCCCAGTGCAGTTGTATTTGGCCATGGACAATGTACTAGTAACTAACGGTCCAGAACAATACTCCAAAGCGGACTTTAGATTCGGGTTGAATTTAATGTTTGGATATAAGAAATGGATCAAGAAAGATAGCGTTGCCGATTTAGACGCACTTTAG
- a CDS encoding PspC domain-containing protein, with protein sequence MTLKKRKLKRLSSDRVVAGVCSGLAEWLNWDVTLVRFIYVLLSIFSAGLPGLLVYFVLWAVMTKD encoded by the coding sequence ATGACTTTGAAAAAACGTAAACTAAAGAGGTTAAGTTCCGATCGAGTTGTAGCGGGAGTTTGTAGCGGGTTGGCTGAGTGGCTAAATTGGGACGTTACTTTAGTTAGATTTATTTACGTTTTGCTTTCAATATTTAGTGCCGGTCTTCCTGGTCTATTAGTATATTTTGTACTATGGGCTGTGATGACAAAAGATTAA
- a CDS encoding endonuclease/exonuclease/phosphatase family protein, whose amino-acid sequence MKNIIKLPIILWTLLSLIVYASVLVSPEVFKYSGLISFGIPFIICINLVFVILSGVFKWRFGFVALALLLVGWPFIRVGLSIGGSNDIEKEGIRVLNYNVKWFVDAKENDYQSVVDWVNGVEADIISFQEFYPGKRIAQRIAENGSYNVSMDKGRSTNAIFSKYPIINDGLLLEKDKLNNIRFVDLVIEQDTIRVYGVHLQSMGINPDKIQDSEGIKNEYEDIRSRFVFSSASRTGQIQILLNHAKKCSYPKMVIGDFNDVPFSYNYFQFREDFSNAFEEQGRGIGATFNNKIPYLRIDNQFFTQEFSLKSFSTVGDIYYSDHFPLIGIYELSN is encoded by the coding sequence ATGAAGAACATCATAAAACTACCCATTATCCTCTGGACGTTGTTGTCTTTGATCGTCTATGCGAGTGTTTTGGTGTCTCCAGAAGTATTCAAATATTCTGGGCTTATTTCGTTTGGTATTCCATTTATAATCTGCATCAACTTAGTTTTCGTCATACTCAGTGGCGTGTTCAAATGGAGGTTTGGTTTTGTCGCTTTAGCTTTACTGCTAGTAGGTTGGCCATTTATTCGGGTTGGCCTATCTATAGGAGGAAGTAATGATATAGAAAAGGAAGGTATTCGTGTCTTGAATTACAATGTAAAATGGTTCGTTGACGCGAAAGAAAATGACTATCAGAGTGTGGTGGATTGGGTTAACGGTGTAGAAGCTGATATTATCTCCTTTCAAGAATTTTATCCTGGTAAGCGGATCGCTCAGCGAATTGCAGAAAATGGTAGTTACAATGTATCAATGGATAAAGGACGATCCACAAATGCCATCTTTTCCAAATACCCTATAATCAACGATGGCCTATTATTGGAAAAGGACAAGCTCAATAATATCCGATTTGTCGACTTGGTTATTGAACAAGATACAATTCGCGTGTATGGTGTTCATTTACAGTCTATGGGAATAAATCCAGATAAAATTCAGGATTCAGAGGGTATCAAAAATGAGTACGAAGACATCAGGTCAAGATTTGTTTTCTCCAGTGCTTCTAGAACCGGACAAATTCAAATTCTATTGAACCACGCCAAGAAGTGTAGTTATCCTAAAATGGTGATTGGTGACTTTAACGATGTACCATTCAGTTATAATTATTTTCAATTCAGGGAAGATTTCTCCAATGCTTTTGAAGAGCAAGGAAGGGGGATCGGGGCCACATTTAATAATAAGATACCTTATCTAAGGATTGATAATCAATTCTTTACCCAAGAGTTCTCTCTAAAATCTTTCAGCACAGTGGGGGACATTTATTATTCTGATCACTTTCCGCTAATAGGTATTTATGAGTTAAGTAACTAA